The following proteins are encoded in a genomic region of Bacteroidia bacterium:
- a CDS encoding IS5 family transposase, producing MKAYPTNLTDIQYEAIEKIVNDNRKRKHPLRCIVDALLYITKTGVQWRLLPKDFPKWQLVYYYFRKWTAEGLIEEIHDFLRDKLRKEKGKHVSPSLGLIDSQTVKTCSFSLSNGYDGNKKIKGRKRHIITDTFGFIIAIVIHNADIQDREGAKYVLEELRYKYPRLTKILADQGYTGNLAEWILKSLNYTLEIVKKVAGISGFNVLPKRWIVERTFGWLGFQRRLVNDYEFHPECSTSFVHLAMIRIMLNRIKK from the coding sequence ATGAAAGCCTACCCAACCAACCTAACTGATATTCAGTACGAAGCTATTGAAAAAATAGTAAATGATAACAGGAAAAGAAAGCATCCTTTAAGATGTATTGTAGACGCATTATTGTACATCACCAAAACTGGTGTTCAATGGAGATTGCTGCCTAAAGATTTCCCTAAGTGGCAACTCGTTTATTATTATTTCAGAAAATGGACAGCAGAAGGGCTTATTGAAGAAATACATGATTTTTTGCGTGATAAGTTAAGAAAGGAAAAAGGAAAACATGTTTCACCAAGTCTTGGATTAATTGATAGTCAAACTGTTAAAACTTGTTCTTTCTCGTTATCAAACGGTTATGACGGAAACAAGAAAATTAAAGGAAGAAAAAGACATATTATTACTGACACATTCGGATTTATTATAGCTATTGTGATTCATAACGCTGATATTCAGGACAGAGAAGGAGCTAAATATGTTCTTGAAGAATTAAGATATAAGTACCCTAGATTGACAAAAATATTGGCAGATCAAGGTTATACCGGTAACTTAGCTGAATGGATTTTAAAAAGTTTGAATTACACTTTGGAAATTGTAAAAAAAGTGGCAGGAATTAGTGGATTTAATGTCTTACCCAAGAGATGGATAGTTGAACGAACTTTTGGATGGCTTGGTTTTCAACGAAGATTGGTTAATGACTATGAATTCCACCCCGAATGCAGTACAAGCTTTGTGCACTTAGCTATGATTAGAATTATGCTTAACAGAATAAAAAAATAA
- a CDS encoding PKD domain-containing protein, whose product MIPDYPCLTVDSVTATPAYGILPKPDIHALQAPDTVVIGNPVTITTFVASDGNPNQSLTYFWNFGNSLTNQFTTSDTIVSSTTSYGTEGTYTITVIVQNMQGCRDTITRTLYAVTPQPLAVDFTFAPTQECGSLTVNFTAQVLFGNPTIYHWDFGDGASDSTTNLTISHTYAPGSYSVTVRASNRFFADTVVKYSIVQVFEKPTAVIAIHQIPCEDVPVEFFDAGSGGYQRFWDFGDGTTSTQSSPSHVYTQTGQYTVKLRVKNYNGLCEDSTSFSIFVNARPRASFTVNQEKICKPGIVSVTNTTDERGDNNTTYIWDFGLREGFADTLTTRDATFTNWEVGTYNITLVATSSSGCSDTFRIDNAYEVAQQPEAQIYAEPNDVTLPNTTVTFNNSSPLSGQLYEWWIDGDSTIDSRDQTPPPFTYAVPGEYLVRMRTYDLNGCESTDSVLVIVREAGGLFIPNVFTPNGDTKNDQLMISHVGYEYTIVVYDRWGLPVFSNAGNGILYWDGRNNGVDCPEGVYTYHIKATSISGENPTERFGTVVLLR is encoded by the coding sequence ATGATACCGGATTATCCTTGCCTTACCGTAGATTCTGTAACTGCAACGCCGGCTTACGGAATTTTACCCAAACCAGATATTCATGCGCTGCAAGCCCCAGATACAGTAGTAATTGGAAACCCCGTAACAATAACCACCTTTGTAGCTTCTGACGGAAATCCAAACCAATCCCTAACGTATTTCTGGAACTTTGGAAATAGTTTAACGAACCAATTTACCACTTCGGATACTATTGTGAGTTCTACAACGAGTTATGGAACAGAGGGGACTTACACCATAACGGTAATTGTTCAAAATATGCAAGGATGCCGTGATACAATTACCAGAACTCTTTATGCCGTAACTCCGCAGCCGTTAGCCGTTGATTTTACTTTTGCCCCTACACAAGAGTGTGGAAGTTTAACCGTTAATTTTACGGCACAAGTGTTGTTCGGGAACCCTACTATTTATCATTGGGATTTTGGGGACGGAGCCTCTGACTCTACTACTAATTTAACGATAAGCCATACATACGCCCCGGGTTCCTATTCCGTAACTGTACGGGCATCTAACCGGTTTTTTGCTGACACTGTTGTAAAGTACAGCATTGTACAGGTTTTTGAAAAACCCACTGCCGTGATTGCAATACATCAAATTCCCTGCGAAGATGTTCCTGTAGAATTTTTTGATGCCGGCTCCGGCGGTTATCAGCGTTTTTGGGATTTTGGAGACGGAACAACCAGCACACAATCTTCACCCTCTCATGTTTACACGCAAACAGGCCAATATACTGTTAAGTTGCGAGTCAAAAACTATAATGGACTTTGTGAAGACTCTACAAGTTTCAGCATTTTTGTAAATGCCAGACCACGTGCTTCCTTTACTGTAAATCAGGAGAAAATATGCAAGCCGGGTATCGTAAGTGTTACCAATACCACAGACGAGCGAGGAGACAATAACACAACCTATATTTGGGATTTCGGTTTAAGAGAAGGTTTTGCTGATACCTTAACTACAAGAGATGCTACGTTTACAAATTGGGAAGTAGGAACATATAACATTACTTTGGTGGCAACTTCTTCTTCAGGTTGCAGCGATACTTTCCGAATTGATAATGCTTATGAAGTTGCCCAGCAGCCGGAAGCCCAAATCTACGCAGAACCCAATGACGTAACACTTCCGAACACAACAGTAACCTTTAATAACAGCAGCCCACTCTCAGGCCAACTTTACGAATGGTGGATAGACGGAGATAGCACTATTGATTCAAGAGATCAAACACCTCCACCATTTACCTATGCCGTTCCCGGAGAATATCTTGTGCGTATGCGCACCTATGACCTAAATGGTTGCGAATCAACAGATTCTGTTCTCGTCATAGTTAGAGAAGCCGGCGGCTTGTTTATCCCTAATGTCTTTACGCCAAATGGAGACACTAAAAATGACCAATTAATGATTTCTCATGTTGGTTATGAATACACTATCGTGGTTTATGACCGATGGGGATTACCGGTGTTTTCCAATGCTGGAAATGGAATATTGTATTGGGATGGCCGTAACAATGGCGTAGATTGCCCTGAAGGAGTTTATACTTATCATATAAAAGCAACTTCTATTTCCGGTGAAAATCCAACAGAGCGTTTCGGTACAGTTGTATTATTGCGATAA
- a CDS encoding T9SS type A sorting domain-containing protein, producing MKQLLSKVAVALFVLNALSGYSQQRLRYIQEVFEGVRVTPNVVYGSNIPYASSSPVDLKMDIYEPIGDTVSKRPLVILVHSGSFISPDITGTTYGRKTDSCMVELCKRFARRGWVAVSMDHRLGWNPLAASQEARSKGIMQAVWRSIQDGRACVRFFRANASTYRIDSDKITMGGSSSGAYVGIHVAYLNKSSETLLPKFLDGLGVPFIDTVALGGVEGNSGTPGYPSNIQLVFNFGGAVGDTVALEATDVPVISLHGVQDPTTPYGTAVVTTAGTGQPIIEVSGSLDLNKAAQRLGIQAPLINAGFNDQPAAGLYPLNGVGFEPWNWHSASSTVGVDSAKKYCDTLMSFFLPRSFKVLHLDSVMMDVVSGRQHEIAANTWSVFPNPANDKLYVSLEQEALTIQKIELIDISGKIVYSYYPEAHSQTQVIYRNNLPAGIYTLQIYTPSGVGTRKISFQ from the coding sequence ATGAAACAATTATTATCCAAAGTTGCAGTTGCATTATTTGTGCTAAATGCGCTGTCTGGTTATAGCCAGCAGCGGTTGCGTTACATTCAAGAAGTGTTTGAGGGCGTTCGAGTAACCCCCAATGTTGTTTATGGAAGTAATATCCCTTATGCAAGTTCTTCCCCAGTAGATTTAAAGATGGATATTTACGAGCCTATTGGAGACACAGTTTCCAAGAGGCCATTAGTAATATTAGTACATTCCGGTAGTTTTATCAGCCCGGATATAACCGGAACTACCTACGGGCGCAAGACAGATAGTTGTATGGTAGAGTTGTGTAAGCGTTTTGCTCGTAGAGGCTGGGTCGCTGTATCTATGGATCACCGTTTGGGTTGGAATCCGTTAGCTGCTTCACAAGAGGCTCGTTCTAAGGGGATTATGCAAGCTGTTTGGCGGTCAATTCAAGATGGCCGTGCTTGCGTACGCTTTTTCCGCGCAAACGCCTCTACTTATCGTATAGATTCTGATAAAATCACGATGGGCGGTTCGTCATCAGGTGCTTACGTAGGCATTCACGTTGCTTATCTGAATAAATCCTCCGAAACGTTGCTCCCCAAATTTTTAGATGGATTAGGCGTTCCTTTTATTGATACCGTAGCCTTAGGGGGCGTAGAAGGAAATAGCGGAACACCTGGCTATCCTTCTAATATTCAATTAGTTTTTAACTTTGGCGGTGCTGTTGGAGATACCGTTGCTTTAGAGGCAACAGACGTTCCGGTGATTTCTTTGCATGGGGTTCAAGATCCCACCACGCCGTATGGAACTGCTGTGGTAACTACCGCCGGAACAGGTCAGCCCATCATTGAAGTAAGCGGTAGCTTAGACTTAAATAAAGCAGCTCAGCGTTTGGGAATACAAGCTCCCCTGATTAATGCCGGATTTAATGACCAGCCGGCAGCCGGGTTATACCCACTTAACGGAGTAGGTTTTGAACCATGGAATTGGCACTCAGCCTCTTCAACGGTCGGCGTAGATTCTGCTAAGAAATATTGCGATACGCTGATGAGTTTCTTCTTACCACGCTCTTTTAAAGTTCTGCACTTAGATAGCGTTATGATGGATGTCGTATCCGGGCGCCAACATGAAATCGCCGCAAACACTTGGTCAGTATTCCCAAATCCTGCAAACGACAAATTGTATGTTTCCCTTGAACAAGAAGCATTAACTATCCAAAAAATAGAATTGATTGATATTTCTGGAAAAATAGTTTATTCATACTATCCGGAGGCACATAGCCAAACACAAGTTATCTATCGAAATAACTTACCGGCAGGTATTTATACTTTACAAATCTATACTCCATCCGGCGTTGGAACACGGAAAATATCGTTCCAATAA
- the alaS gene encoding alanine--tRNA ligase, translating into MNSSQIRKIFLDFFASKGHQIVPSAPSVNRDDPTLHFTNAGMNQFKLIFTGDKAPEHPRVANTQKCIRVSGKHNDLEEVGYDTYHHTFFEMLGNWSFGDYFKPEAIAWSWELITQIYKINPEKLYVTVFGGDDSEGLASDNEAIEIWKQYLPIDRILKFSKKDNFWEMGDQGPCGPCTEIHIDLRSDEDIAKVPGHLMVNIGHPEVIEIWNIVFIQFNRKANGNLEALSKKSVDTGMGFERLCMVLQNKKSSYDSDIFLPLKTFLEETLACHYDRSEKESIAMRVVMDHIRMITFAIADGQLPSNTGAGYVIRRILRRASRYGFSYLNQKRPFLHRLVPILADQFADIFPEVIQQQDFIKKIIEEEEQNFLNRLARGSQMFEEYMEKNSPQKVIEGSFAFELYDTYGFPLDLTELMAKENNWSVDQIQFQRLLDEQKNRSKDAAFIQVSDWQGNIKQAETTFVGYEQHSITTTILRHRQVKTTKGIEYQIILAETPFYAESGGQVGDTGTIVIGNQIIHVLDTKKELDTILHITDSVPAQEDQTCIATIDSDRRAKISANHSATHLLHAALRKVLGTHVEQRGSFVSDKLLRFDFSHYNKLSKEEITQVETFVNQRIADAIILEERRSVAMEVAKNMGAIALFGEKYGNRVRVIRFGAEFSTELCGGCHVNNTQEIRIFKIISESAIAAGIRRIEAVTHEEARSWYENQLEQIEQVKNILGNPQHLEKAIQDLQNLTKRQQFLLENAQHELMLHERDRLLTIAQTAPVASKYPLVLVSQETKLNTADAVKNLCFELRKNSKQSVFVIGAVINEKPLLSIVFSEDIVPTTELSAVQLAKVLSKDIQGGGGGQPFYATAGGKNIAGIPIALQNAHQLWS; encoded by the coding sequence ATGAATAGCAGTCAAATACGCAAAATATTTTTAGACTTTTTTGCCTCCAAAGGTCATCAAATTGTTCCCTCTGCTCCCTCCGTAAACCGAGATGACCCGACACTTCATTTCACTAATGCAGGGATGAATCAGTTTAAGTTGATTTTTACCGGCGACAAAGCCCCCGAACATCCCCGCGTAGCCAATACCCAAAAATGTATTCGCGTTTCCGGAAAACACAATGATTTAGAGGAAGTTGGCTACGATACTTACCACCACACTTTCTTTGAAATGCTTGGAAATTGGTCTTTTGGGGATTATTTTAAACCGGAAGCTATTGCTTGGAGTTGGGAGCTTATTACCCAAATATACAAAATCAATCCTGAAAAATTATACGTAACCGTTTTTGGCGGCGATGATTCAGAAGGCTTAGCGAGCGATAATGAAGCTATCGAGATATGGAAGCAATATTTACCTATTGATAGAATTTTAAAATTTTCTAAAAAAGATAATTTCTGGGAAATGGGCGACCAAGGCCCCTGCGGACCTTGTACCGAAATTCACATTGATTTAAGAAGTGATGAGGATATAGCCAAAGTACCCGGGCATCTCATGGTGAATATAGGACACCCGGAAGTAATAGAAATCTGGAATATCGTTTTTATTCAATTTAACAGAAAAGCAAATGGAAATCTGGAAGCACTGAGCAAAAAAAGCGTAGATACCGGAATGGGATTTGAACGGCTTTGTATGGTGCTGCAAAACAAAAAATCATCGTATGATTCCGATATTTTTTTACCCTTAAAAACGTTTTTAGAGGAAACTCTTGCTTGCCACTATGATAGGTCTGAGAAAGAATCTATTGCGATGCGAGTTGTAATGGACCATATTCGGATGATAACTTTTGCAATTGCAGACGGCCAATTACCCTCCAATACCGGTGCAGGTTACGTTATCAGAAGAATACTGCGCAGAGCCTCTCGGTACGGTTTTAGTTACTTAAATCAAAAAAGACCATTTTTACACCGTTTAGTGCCTATTTTGGCCGATCAATTTGCAGATATATTTCCAGAAGTTATTCAACAACAGGATTTTATCAAAAAAATTATTGAAGAAGAAGAGCAAAACTTCCTGAATCGTTTGGCTCGAGGCTCCCAGATGTTTGAAGAATATATGGAAAAAAACAGCCCACAAAAAGTTATTGAGGGTAGTTTTGCCTTTGAACTTTATGATACTTACGGATTTCCATTAGATTTAACCGAACTCATGGCCAAAGAAAATAATTGGTCAGTAGATCAAATTCAATTTCAACGGTTATTAGACGAGCAGAAAAATCGAAGTAAAGATGCAGCTTTTATACAAGTATCTGATTGGCAAGGGAATATAAAGCAAGCAGAAACAACTTTTGTGGGCTATGAGCAGCATTCTATTACCACCACTATTTTGCGCCATCGGCAAGTTAAAACAACAAAAGGCATTGAGTATCAGATAATTCTGGCAGAAACACCTTTTTATGCAGAAAGTGGTGGGCAAGTAGGCGATACCGGCACAATCGTTATTGGAAACCAGATTATCCATGTTTTAGATACGAAGAAAGAGTTAGACACTATTTTGCACATCACGGATTCCGTTCCTGCCCAAGAAGACCAAACCTGCATAGCAACTATTGATTCAGACCGTAGGGCAAAAATTAGTGCTAATCATTCTGCTACCCATCTGCTACACGCCGCTTTGCGAAAAGTGTTGGGCACACACGTAGAACAACGCGGCTCTTTTGTTTCAGATAAACTATTACGATTCGATTTTTCTCATTACAATAAACTCTCCAAAGAAGAAATAACCCAAGTAGAAACCTTTGTAAACCAAAGAATAGCCGATGCAATTATTTTAGAAGAACGCCGTAGCGTAGCTATGGAGGTTGCTAAAAACATGGGAGCTATTGCTCTTTTTGGGGAAAAATATGGAAATAGAGTTCGAGTTATCCGATTTGGGGCTGAGTTTTCAACAGAACTTTGCGGCGGATGCCATGTAAACAACACCCAAGAAATCCGTATCTTCAAGATAATCAGTGAATCCGCTATTGCAGCAGGCATCAGACGTATAGAGGCCGTTACACATGAAGAAGCCAGAAGCTGGTATGAAAATCAGTTAGAACAAATTGAACAAGTAAAAAACATTCTTGGCAATCCCCAACACCTTGAAAAAGCTATTCAAGATTTACAAAATCTAACCAAACGCCAGCAATTTCTTTTAGAAAATGCCCAACATGAATTGATGCTCCATGAGCGCGATAGATTATTAACCATTGCGCAAACAGCCCCTGTAGCATCTAAGTATCCGTTGGTTTTGGTTTCCCAAGAAACAAAGTTAAATACGGCTGATGCTGTAAAAAACCTTTGTTTTGAACTACGAAAAAATTCAAAGCAATCTGTATTCGTTATTGGCGCAGTCATTAACGAAAAACCGTTGTTGAGCATCGTATTTAGTGAAGATATTGTACCTACAACTGAATTAAGTGCCGTGCAGCTTGCAAAGGTATTATCCAAAGACATTCAAGGTGGCGGCGGCGGGCAGCCTTTTTATGCCACAGCCGGCGGGAAAAATATAGCCGGCATCCCAATAGCACTACAAAACGCCCACCAACTATGGTCTTAG
- the mnmE gene encoding tRNA uridine-5-carboxymethylaminomethyl(34) synthesis GTPase MnmE, which yields MFEDSTIVALATPNGVGAIGVVRLSGKNAISIAESVFHGKRLSAQKTHTVHLGTLKDPKTNTLIDEVLATLFKAPKSYTGEDIVEFSCHGSPYVLQQVLTLLIKQGAVLAQPGEFTLRAFLNGKMDLAQAEAVADLIHAESETAHQTAIRQMRGGFSNDLKNLRTQLIDFAALIELENDFSEEDVEFVDRKQLLKLVEEMLKTIQKLIHSFQLGNILKHGVTVVIAGRPNAGKSTLLNALLNEERAIVTNIAGTTRDTIEEKLIVDGIVFRLIDTAGIREATDAIEKIGIEKTFEKIHEASILIYVFDASTSSELEVLEDLQKLKIENQKVLLVANKTDICDEQALGMLYYSIIENFSLDYPWFEVSAVNKKQTDELKEFLPALILNDKINTDQTIVANTRHHAALQDCATHLETIKEGLAQRISGDLLAFDIRYALHALGTITGEVLHDRDILGSIFSKFCIGK from the coding sequence GTGTTTGAGGATTCAACCATTGTTGCGTTGGCCACCCCTAACGGAGTAGGCGCAATTGGAGTAGTTCGTCTCTCCGGAAAAAATGCCATCAGCATAGCAGAAAGCGTTTTTCACGGAAAACGATTATCTGCACAGAAAACACATACCGTTCATTTAGGGACATTAAAAGACCCGAAAACAAACACTTTGATAGATGAAGTGTTGGCTACATTATTCAAAGCCCCTAAATCCTATACAGGAGAAGACATCGTTGAATTTTCTTGTCATGGTTCTCCCTACGTTTTGCAGCAAGTTTTAACTTTACTCATCAAGCAGGGAGCTGTACTTGCCCAACCCGGAGAATTTACCCTACGGGCATTCCTAAACGGAAAAATGGACTTAGCACAAGCAGAAGCCGTTGCAGATTTAATCCATGCGGAATCAGAAACAGCACACCAAACGGCTATCCGGCAAATGCGTGGTGGATTTAGCAATGACCTCAAAAACCTACGTACACAACTGATAGATTTCGCAGCATTAATAGAACTCGAAAATGACTTTAGCGAAGAAGACGTTGAATTTGTAGATAGAAAACAACTGCTGAAATTAGTTGAAGAAATGCTTAAAACAATCCAAAAACTGATTCATTCTTTTCAATTAGGTAATATTTTAAAACACGGCGTAACGGTCGTAATTGCCGGAAGACCCAATGCCGGAAAATCTACATTGCTGAACGCTTTATTGAATGAAGAAAGAGCAATCGTTACTAATATCGCAGGAACTACCAGAGATACTATCGAAGAAAAATTAATTGTGGACGGAATTGTATTTCGCCTCATAGACACCGCCGGAATCCGAGAAGCAACAGATGCCATCGAAAAAATAGGGATCGAAAAAACATTTGAAAAAATTCATGAAGCCAGCATCTTGATATACGTCTTTGATGCCAGCACATCTTCCGAACTGGAAGTATTAGAAGACTTACAAAAATTAAAAATTGAGAACCAAAAAGTATTACTCGTTGCTAACAAAACAGATATATGTGATGAACAAGCACTTGGGATGCTGTATTATAGCATTATTGAAAATTTTTCTCTTGATTATCCTTGGTTTGAAGTTAGCGCAGTCAATAAAAAACAAACAGATGAGTTAAAAGAATTTCTTCCGGCACTTATCCTCAACGACAAAATAAACACAGACCAAACTATTGTAGCCAATACAAGGCATCATGCCGCATTGCAGGATTGCGCTACACATCTTGAAACCATAAAAGAAGGATTGGCACAAAGAATTTCCGGAGACTTACTGGCCTTTGACATTCGTTACGCCCTACACGCCCTTGGCACCATTACAGGCGAAGTACTGCACGATAGAGATATATTAGGCAGCATTTTCAGTAAGTTCTGTATCGGTAAGTAA
- the kdsB gene encoding 3-deoxy-manno-octulosonate cytidylyltransferase encodes MVLANHIVGIIPARYASTRFPGKPLADIAGKSMIARVYERASMATTLNYLVVATDDERIAQAVKQFGGNYIFTNPNHQSGTDRIIEVMQHFPNSTYFINIQGDEPFINPKDIEQVVGILKDTNNPCVATLASPIRDSQMLFQENSVKVVLDKQKQALYFSRSPIPFSKEPQKLMSQNFFLKHIGLYGYHRISLQEISQLPVSELEKAESLEQLRWLEAGIPIRVGITENYSTAIDVPEDIQRAILNHQKEL; translated from the coding sequence ATGGTCTTAGCAAATCATATTGTTGGTATCATACCTGCCCGATACGCTTCCACAAGATTTCCCGGTAAACCGTTAGCCGATATTGCCGGAAAATCAATGATAGCGCGTGTCTATGAGCGTGCCTCTATGGCTACTACCCTAAATTACTTAGTGGTAGCTACTGATGACGAAAGAATAGCTCAAGCCGTAAAACAATTTGGAGGAAACTATATTTTCACAAACCCAAACCACCAAAGCGGTACAGATAGAATTATCGAGGTAATGCAGCATTTCCCAAATAGTACATATTTTATTAATATTCAAGGAGATGAACCTTTTATTAACCCGAAAGATATAGAACAAGTTGTTGGTATTTTGAAAGATACCAATAATCCTTGTGTCGCTACTTTGGCCAGCCCTATTCGAGATAGCCAAATGCTTTTCCAAGAAAATAGCGTTAAAGTAGTGTTAGATAAGCAGAAACAAGCACTTTATTTTAGCCGTTCTCCGATACCATTTTCCAAAGAACCCCAAAAATTAATGAGCCAAAATTTCTTTTTAAAACATATCGGCTTATATGGCTACCATAGAATTTCTTTGCAAGAAATTTCTCAACTCCCTGTAAGTGAATTAGAAAAAGCTGAATCCTTGGAGCAGTTGCGTTGGTTAGAGGCGGGTATTCCCATTCGTGTTGGTATCACAGAAAACTACAGTACGGCTATTGACGTGCCGGAAGATATACAACGAGCTATTTTAAACCATCAAAAAGAGCTATAA
- a CDS encoding NADH-quinone oxidoreductase subunit C has protein sequence MDAFFTHILSQTTVPVLGHSEYAGQVTIAVSQKDLFSFLKLLKEQFGFDYFSDLANVDHFTDENRFELIYNLLNLAENKRLFVSCRLSEESLEVESVVSLWPAANWNERETYDMMGISFKNHPDLRRMYMPEDFEYFPMRKDFPLLGIPGSIQLPEKALERGYK, from the coding sequence ATGGACGCTTTCTTCACACATATACTTTCGCAAACTACTGTACCGGTATTGGGGCATTCGGAGTATGCCGGCCAAGTAACGATAGCTGTTTCACAGAAAGACTTATTTTCGTTTTTAAAACTCCTCAAAGAGCAGTTCGGTTTTGATTATTTTTCAGACTTAGCGAACGTAGATCATTTTACAGACGAAAATCGTTTTGAGTTGATTTACAATTTACTTAATCTGGCAGAAAACAAACGTTTATTTGTTTCTTGTAGATTATCCGAAGAGTCTTTAGAAGTAGAATCTGTGGTAAGTCTTTGGCCAGCAGCGAACTGGAATGAGCGTGAAACTTATGATATGATGGGAATTTCGTTTAAAAATCATCCGGATTTACGCAGAATGTATATGCCTGAAGATTTTGAATATTTTCCAATGCGTAAAGATTTCCCGCTTCTGGGGATTCCGGGTAGCATCCAGTTACCGGAAAAAGCTCTTGAACGTGGCTATAAATAG
- a CDS encoding PKD domain-containing protein gives MTPGNYKVTLKLNTDCCGFSDVDTFSVTVRPTPIPAVSIEAVNQVLTACSGDVLRFAATASNAGVSPTYTWSINGANLPNANGPLLIVNNLSNGDTVTCAVLSTLNCAGGQTAYSNPLTVIVYNRPTITAGSISVPAFTTPNTVIPISASASGGVPPYTFFWDFGNGSGGTGSNTSTLFSAPGTYHIKLKIRDANGCESVTDSTTIQVQFSTIASFVPSIVSGCEPLNVAFDNRSLYAISYLWDFGDGSLATTEPSPIHTFRFTSPGVYKVKLISIGGVNQDTVIQQVVVYPKPTADFRVTPSILWHAEDTAFFANTSFGARQWLWNFGDTASINNSSTEPNPFHIYENMGTYTVKLIVTNEFGCSDTITKESIVRQTLDREELLNSNGLIINHVYPNPFSSFFDIRLTAERTTSLKIDLAEMTGKRIATVFSENIQPGSHTVHYTTPENLPDGLYLLLIQTDKQQHSAKLIHIQH, from the coding sequence ATGACACCCGGTAACTATAAAGTTACCTTAAAGCTAAACACCGACTGCTGCGGTTTTTCTGATGTAGATACTTTTTCTGTAACGGTTCGCCCTACACCAATCCCAGCAGTTTCAATAGAAGCTGTTAATCAAGTATTAACGGCTTGTTCCGGAGATGTATTACGATTTGCTGCAACGGCATCAAATGCGGGAGTTTCACCAACTTATACTTGGAGTATTAACGGAGCAAATCTTCCTAATGCTAATGGGCCGCTTCTTATCGTGAATAATTTATCAAACGGAGATACCGTTACTTGTGCTGTTTTATCAACCCTCAACTGTGCAGGTGGCCAAACCGCATATTCCAATCCACTTACGGTAATTGTTTACAATCGTCCTACAATTACGGCAGGTTCGATTTCAGTACCGGCGTTTACCACACCTAATACAGTAATTCCAATAAGTGCAAGTGCTTCAGGCGGAGTACCTCCATACACCTTTTTCTGGGATTTCGGAAACGGGTCGGGTGGAACCGGTTCAAATACATCAACACTATTTTCAGCACCCGGAACTTACCACATAAAACTTAAAATTCGTGATGCTAACGGCTGTGAAAGCGTAACAGACTCTACTACAATTCAAGTTCAATTCAGCACGATTGCGAGTTTTGTTCCTTCGATAGTTTCCGGCTGCGAACCGCTGAATGTTGCTTTTGATAATCGTAGTTTATATGCAATCAGTTATTTGTGGGATTTTGGGGACGGTTCACTTGCTACCACAGAGCCTTCACCGATACATACTTTCCGCTTTACAAGCCCCGGTGTCTATAAGGTTAAACTCATTAGTATTGGAGGTGTAAATCAAGATACTGTAATTCAACAAGTTGTAGTATATCCGAAGCCAACTGCAGATTTTAGGGTTACGCCAAGCATCTTATGGCACGCAGAAGATACGGCATTTTTTGCCAATACATCATTTGGTGCCCGTCAATGGCTTTGGAATTTCGGAGATACTGCTTCTATCAACAATTCTTCAACTGAACCAAACCCATTCCATATCTATGAAAATATGGGAACTTATACCGTAAAGCTAATCGTTACCAATGAATTTGGATGTTCAGATACCATTACAAAAGAAAGTATTGTTCGTCAGACTTTAGATAGAGAGGAATTATTGAATAGTAACGGACTTATTATCAATCATGTTTATCCAAATCCATTTTCTTCTTTTTTTGATATAAGACTTACGGCAGAGCGCACTACTTCGTTAAAGATAGATTTAGCCGAAATGACGGGGAAGCGTATTGCTACCGTTTTTTCGGAAAATATTCAGCCCGGTAGCCATACCGTTCACTATACTACTCCCGAAAATCTCCCTGACGGGCTATACTTACTGCTTATTCAAACAGATAAACAACAACATTCAGCTAAACTGATACATATTCAACATTAA